The proteins below are encoded in one region of Micromonospora yangpuensis:
- a CDS encoding helix-turn-helix domain-containing protein yields the protein MRLRELLNEQGVTYRALAARTYYGKSYLHDLAHGRKLPTPEAAQALDTALDGNGELAALAVLGEGGRWTIGCGTRWRQQDAEELADLLVTALPTPENAVELAHQWLIADPPQRYELNAGRRVGAETVDRVERRVRQLRRLDDHVGGAETYAMVVAELDATAVLLREGNHVEAVGRRLLGAVADLGQLAGFVAADTGRLVDARRFYLAGMRAAHAAGDPASAANCLSALSYLEANVGDRREAVTLARSAYAGGRQAAEATGRALLLERVAWAHARVGEGDLAERALGMVEEAYAGRDPEVVPPWAYWLTPDEVEIMSGRVWTELRRPLWAVPILARVTAHYGPDTPRETSLYLTWLAESLLQAGEVEQAAETAGRALELARRAQSHRAVQRVADIGRLLVEASRTEARTS from the coding sequence GTGCGTCTGCGTGAGCTGCTCAACGAACAGGGCGTCACCTACCGCGCGCTCGCGGCCCGCACCTACTACGGCAAGAGCTACCTCCACGATCTGGCACACGGCCGGAAACTGCCCACGCCGGAGGCCGCCCAGGCGCTGGACACCGCGCTGGACGGCAACGGGGAGCTTGCCGCGCTGGCGGTTCTGGGCGAGGGCGGACGGTGGACGATCGGCTGTGGCACGCGGTGGCGGCAGCAGGACGCCGAAGAGCTTGCCGATTTGCTGGTCACCGCTCTACCGACCCCGGAGAACGCTGTCGAGTTGGCGCACCAGTGGTTGATCGCCGACCCGCCGCAGCGCTACGAACTGAACGCCGGCCGGCGAGTGGGTGCCGAGACGGTGGACCGGGTCGAGCGTCGGGTCCGGCAGTTGCGCCGCTTGGACGATCACGTCGGCGGTGCCGAGACGTACGCGATGGTCGTCGCCGAGTTGGACGCCACCGCCGTGCTGTTGCGGGAGGGCAACCACGTCGAGGCCGTCGGGCGTCGGCTGCTCGGAGCGGTCGCGGACCTGGGGCAGCTTGCCGGGTTCGTCGCTGCGGATACCGGCCGGCTGGTCGACGCCCGCCGTTTCTACCTGGCTGGCATGCGGGCCGCGCATGCGGCGGGGGACCCGGCCAGCGCGGCCAACTGTCTCAGCGCCCTGAGCTATCTCGAAGCGAACGTCGGGGATCGGCGCGAGGCGGTCACCCTGGCTCGTTCCGCGTACGCCGGTGGCCGGCAGGCGGCTGAGGCCACCGGCCGCGCGTTGCTGCTGGAACGGGTTGCGTGGGCGCACGCCCGTGTCGGTGAGGGGGACTTGGCCGAGCGTGCGTTGGGCATGGTGGAGGAGGCGTACGCGGGCCGTGACCCGGAGGTTGTGCCGCCATGGGCGTACTGGCTGACTCCCGACGAGGTGGAGATCATGTCGGGCCGGGTGTGGACGGAGTTGCGTCGGCCGCTGTGGGCGGTGCCGATCCTGGCCCGGGTGACCGCTCACTACGGCCCGGACACACCTCGCGAGACGTCGCTGTATCTCACCTGGCTGGCCGAGAGCCTGCTTCAGGCCGGGGAGGTCGAGCAGGCGGCCGAGACGGCCGGGCGGGCGTTGGAGCTGGCTCGTCGGGCGCAGTCTCACCGGGCGGTCCAGCGGGTGGCGGACATCGGCCGGCTCCTGGTCGAGGCGTCAAGAACAGAGGCGCGGACTTCCTAG
- a CDS encoding pyridoxal phosphate-dependent decarboxylase family protein, whose amino-acid sequence MTVSGQPVGATTARAHLFNDGSVAQYRRILASGVDRVATRVAGVDRPFTGISPDRLAGEVDAVDLDTPLGEPTAALDELEELYLRDAVWFHHPRYLAHLNCPVVIPALLGEAILSAVNSSVDTWDQSAGATLIERRLIDWTAGRIGLGPAADGVFTSGGTQSNLQALLIAREEAITSAIARAGTGPARAGAAGPDRSPATLGPTVGPATVGTARAELLPRLRILASAAGHFSVQKSATLLGLAPDAVVTVPTDATRRMDPAALAREVERCQRQGLVVMAVVATAGTTDFGSIDPLPAIADVCATTGVRLHVDAAYGCGLLVSPTRRHLLDGIERADSVTVDYHKSFFQPVSSSALLVRDGTTLRHATYHADYLNPARAVAERIPNQVDKSLQTTRRFDALKLWLTLRIMGADALGELFDEVVERAAEAWRMLDADPRFQVVTRSQLSTVVFRWQPTGETDELVDGLDGPDGAGAELVDDANRYARQALAASGAGMVAGTVVDGRQYLKFTLLNPETTGSDIAYVLDLVAAHARRYVREHRPAALTCPVG is encoded by the coding sequence ATGACCGTTTCCGGGCAGCCCGTCGGGGCCACCACGGCCCGCGCGCACCTGTTCAACGACGGGTCGGTGGCGCAGTACCGGCGGATCCTGGCCAGCGGCGTCGACCGGGTGGCGACCCGGGTGGCCGGCGTCGACCGGCCGTTCACCGGGATCAGCCCGGACCGGTTGGCCGGCGAGGTCGACGCGGTGGACCTGGACACCCCGCTCGGTGAGCCCACGGCGGCGCTGGACGAGCTGGAGGAGCTGTACCTGCGCGACGCCGTCTGGTTCCACCACCCCCGCTACCTGGCCCACCTGAACTGCCCGGTGGTGATCCCGGCCCTGCTCGGCGAGGCCATCCTGAGCGCGGTCAACTCCTCGGTGGACACCTGGGACCAGAGCGCCGGGGCGACCCTGATCGAGCGTCGCCTGATCGACTGGACCGCCGGCCGGATCGGCCTCGGCCCGGCCGCCGACGGAGTCTTCACCAGCGGCGGCACCCAGTCGAACCTGCAGGCCCTGCTGATCGCCCGCGAGGAGGCCATCACCAGCGCCATCGCCCGCGCCGGCACCGGCCCGGCCCGCGCCGGTGCCGCCGGCCCGGACCGGAGCCCGGCCACCCTCGGCCCGACCGTCGGCCCGGCCACGGTCGGGACGGCGCGGGCCGAGCTGCTGCCCCGGCTGCGGATCCTCGCCTCCGCCGCCGGGCACTTCAGCGTGCAGAAGTCGGCCACCCTGCTCGGCCTCGCCCCGGACGCGGTGGTCACCGTGCCCACCGACGCCACCCGCCGGATGGACCCCGCCGCCCTCGCCCGCGAGGTCGAGCGCTGCCAACGCCAGGGCCTGGTGGTGATGGCCGTGGTCGCCACCGCCGGCACCACCGACTTCGGCTCGATCGATCCGCTGCCGGCAATCGCCGACGTCTGCGCCACCACCGGGGTACGGCTGCACGTCGACGCCGCGTACGGCTGCGGGTTGCTGGTCTCGCCGACCCGCCGGCACCTGCTCGACGGCATCGAGCGGGCCGACTCGGTGACCGTGGACTACCACAAGTCCTTCTTCCAGCCGGTCTCCTCCAGCGCCCTGCTGGTCCGCGACGGAACGACCCTGCGGCACGCGACGTACCACGCCGACTACCTGAACCCGGCCCGCGCGGTGGCCGAACGCATCCCCAACCAGGTCGACAAGAGCCTGCAGACCACCCGCCGCTTCGACGCGCTCAAGCTCTGGCTCACCCTGCGGATCATGGGGGCGGACGCGCTCGGTGAACTCTTCGACGAGGTGGTGGAGCGGGCCGCCGAGGCGTGGCGGATGCTCGACGCCGACCCCCGCTTCCAGGTGGTGACCCGCTCCCAGCTCAGCACCGTGGTCTTCCGCTGGCAGCCGACCGGGGAGACCGACGAACTGGTCGACGGCCTCGACGGCCCCGACGGGGCCGGGGCGGAGCTGGTCGACGACGCCAACCGGTACGCCCGGCAGGCGCTGGCCGCCTCCGGCGCCGGGATGGTCGCCGGCACCGTCGTCGACGGTCGGCAGTACCTCAAGTTCACCCTGCTCAACCCGGAGACCACCGGCTCGGACATCGCGTACGTGCTGGACCTGGTCGCCGCCCACGCCCGCCGGTACGTCCGCGAGCACCGGCCCGCCGCGCTCACCTGCCCCGTCGGATGA
- a CDS encoding GNAT family N-acetyltransferase — protein MAYAQGRATALDRAWQLEVERHRAQGTSATFLGVTAVEWDTFARRARLADTARRCHANLDPETAAWVGAYVDGVNAGLTAGAQRAPEFAATGLRPGRWEPWVPLALWLSAHILFAGFPGKLWRTEVARHLGDAAIDLFAVDGPATAGSNGWLITGERTATGGPLIAGDPHRIAEDPNVYQQVRLTCPEYDVVGLAVPGVPGIAHFGHAGPVAWAITNAMADYQDLYAERLRRTPTGVQALGPDGWADATAHVETIEVADADPVQIEVLETERGPIIIGGLPDGPTGLPANADGPPAGSADGATGGGLDRASTGSEGADSGGLDGGAGDRPAAISLRYPPRVRGELGFAVLPALLRARTVADVDRALDGWAEPVNVVLAADTEGGLLHRVAGAVPVRHRDNGRRVVPAWEPGYAWQGWHAPMARAEVDGIAVMANQRGLATPYGVEFAPPYRADRIAELLDAGTDWTAERMAEIHTDTYLPSAQPLLTRLAGLDGLTPAAAALRDRLLAWDRRMTADSADAAAYATVRHAVVRHLAGQPPLAGLAGPLPYPEVFRPWLALTSRVGFALNPLLAGATLPELDRDAALRAGLEQAVADLEPGVVWGDRHRPAPWRVPAGPPEEFPGLAGDHDCVLSTSSVPGVTDLAFRVPVARYVWDLHDRAASRWVVPFGASGVPGDPHHRDQLPHWAAGDLLPVVTDWGRLGSTTDVPGFGQVTIRPVDPVADVELIHSWVGQERARFWGMRGLDRERVGEIYAYLDSLDTHHAYLLRLDGVPVALFQTYQPEHDPVGECYDVRPGDFGIHLMIGPPPPDGVQPGFTGTLLRVFLDFVLSTPGRTRLLAEPDARNDRAIARLVGAGFVPGPQIDLPEKRAQLLFLDPATRYPACPDPATAEENS, from the coding sequence CTGGCGTACGCCCAGGGTCGGGCCACCGCCCTGGACCGGGCCTGGCAGCTCGAGGTGGAGCGGCACCGGGCCCAGGGCACCAGCGCCACCTTCCTCGGTGTGACGGCTGTGGAATGGGACACCTTCGCCCGCCGGGCCCGGCTGGCCGACACCGCCCGCCGCTGCCACGCCAACCTCGACCCGGAGACCGCCGCCTGGGTCGGCGCGTACGTCGACGGGGTCAACGCCGGGCTCACCGCCGGTGCCCAGCGGGCCCCCGAGTTCGCCGCCACCGGGCTCCGCCCCGGGCGGTGGGAACCGTGGGTGCCGTTGGCGCTCTGGCTGTCGGCGCACATCCTCTTCGCCGGCTTCCCCGGCAAGCTCTGGCGTACCGAGGTCGCCCGCCACCTCGGCGACGCCGCGATCGACCTCTTCGCCGTCGACGGGCCGGCCACCGCCGGCAGCAACGGCTGGCTGATCACCGGCGAACGGACCGCCACCGGCGGCCCGCTGATCGCCGGCGACCCGCACCGGATCGCCGAGGACCCCAACGTCTACCAGCAGGTCCGGCTCACCTGCCCGGAGTACGACGTGGTCGGCCTCGCCGTGCCCGGGGTGCCCGGCATCGCCCACTTCGGCCACGCCGGCCCGGTCGCCTGGGCGATCACCAACGCGATGGCCGACTACCAGGACCTGTACGCCGAACGGCTGCGCCGCACCCCCACCGGCGTCCAGGCCCTCGGCCCCGACGGCTGGGCGGACGCGACGGCCCACGTCGAGACGATCGAGGTGGCCGACGCCGACCCGGTCCAGATCGAAGTGCTCGAAACCGAACGCGGCCCCATCATCATCGGCGGCCTACCCGATGGCCCCACCGGCCTGCCGGCCAACGCCGATGGCCCGCCCGCTGGTTCCGCCGACGGGGCGACCGGCGGCGGCCTCGATCGCGCGTCCACCGGCTCCGAAGGGGCGGATAGCGGCGGTCTCGACGGCGGGGCCGGCGACCGCCCGGCGGCGATCAGTCTCCGTTACCCACCCCGGGTCCGGGGCGAGCTGGGCTTCGCGGTGCTGCCGGCGCTGCTGCGGGCGCGGACCGTGGCCGACGTCGACCGGGCCCTCGACGGCTGGGCGGAACCGGTAAACGTGGTCCTCGCCGCCGACACCGAAGGCGGCCTGCTGCACCGGGTCGCCGGGGCGGTCCCCGTCCGGCACCGGGACAACGGCCGACGGGTGGTGCCGGCCTGGGAGCCCGGGTACGCCTGGCAGGGCTGGCACGCCCCGATGGCCCGCGCCGAGGTCGACGGCATCGCCGTGATGGCCAACCAACGCGGGCTGGCCACGCCGTACGGGGTGGAGTTCGCCCCGCCGTACCGGGCCGACCGGATCGCCGAGTTGCTCGACGCGGGCACCGACTGGACGGCCGAACGGATGGCCGAGATCCACACCGACACGTACCTGCCCTCGGCACAGCCGCTGCTGACCCGCCTCGCCGGCCTCGACGGGCTCACCCCCGCAGCCGCCGCGCTCCGGGACCGGCTGCTGGCCTGGGACCGGCGGATGACCGCCGACAGCGCCGACGCCGCCGCGTACGCGACCGTCCGGCACGCCGTCGTACGCCATCTCGCCGGCCAACCGCCACTGGCCGGGCTGGCCGGGCCGCTGCCGTACCCGGAGGTGTTCCGGCCCTGGCTGGCGCTGACCTCGCGGGTCGGGTTCGCGCTGAACCCGTTGCTTGCCGGCGCGACGCTGCCCGAGCTGGACCGGGACGCGGCGCTGCGGGCCGGACTGGAGCAGGCCGTCGCCGACCTGGAGCCCGGGGTGGTCTGGGGCGACCGGCACCGGCCCGCGCCGTGGCGGGTGCCGGCCGGGCCGCCCGAGGAGTTCCCCGGGCTCGCCGGCGACCACGACTGCGTGCTCTCCACCTCCAGCGTCCCCGGCGTCACCGACCTGGCGTTCCGGGTACCGGTGGCCCGCTACGTCTGGGACCTGCACGACCGGGCGGCCAGCCGGTGGGTGGTGCCGTTCGGGGCCAGCGGCGTCCCCGGCGACCCGCACCACCGCGACCAGCTCCCGCACTGGGCGGCCGGCGACCTACTGCCCGTGGTCACCGACTGGGGCCGGCTCGGCTCCACCACGGACGTGCCCGGCTTCGGGCAGGTCACCATCCGGCCGGTCGACCCGGTCGCCGACGTGGAGCTGATCCACTCCTGGGTCGGTCAGGAACGGGCCCGCTTCTGGGGGATGCGCGGCCTGGACCGGGAACGGGTAGGCGAGATCTACGCGTACCTGGACTCGCTCGACACCCACCACGCGTACCTGCTGCGGCTCGACGGGGTGCCGGTGGCGCTCTTCCAGACGTACCAGCCCGAGCACGACCCGGTCGGTGAGTGCTACGACGTCCGCCCCGGCGACTTCGGCATCCACCTGATGATCGGCCCGCCTCCGCCCGACGGGGTCCAACCCGGCTTCACCGGCACGCTGCTGCGCGTCTTCCTCGACTTCGTGCTCAGCACCCCGGGCCGGACCCGGCTCCTCGCCGAGCCGGACGCCCGCAACGATCGGGCCATCGCCCGGCTGGTCGGTGCCGGTTTCGTCCCCGGCCCGCAGATCGACCTACCGGAGAAACGCGCCCAACTCCTCTTCCTCGATCCCGCCACCCGCTACCCGGCCTGCCCCGACCCGGCAACAGCCGAGGAAAACTCATGA
- a CDS encoding GNAT family N-acetyltransferase codes for MTAETFRRVDRRLGAFALRPLDPVADAPVLHRWVTHPKAAFWLMQEADLAAVVAEYRRIAAHPHHEAYLGLWDGRPAFLAERYDPAHVELVGRYDRQEGDVGMHFLCAPAEQPVSGFTLAVITTVMAWLFADPTVRRVVVEPDVRNTAVQALNAAVGFTVVGTVALPDKEALLSTCTRADFQARYEGEMPA; via the coding sequence GTGACGGCGGAGACCTTCCGGCGGGTCGACCGCCGGCTCGGCGCGTTCGCCCTGCGCCCGCTCGACCCGGTGGCCGACGCCCCGGTGCTGCACCGCTGGGTGACCCACCCGAAGGCCGCCTTCTGGCTGATGCAGGAGGCCGACCTGGCCGCCGTGGTGGCCGAGTACCGGCGGATCGCCGCGCATCCGCACCACGAGGCGTACCTGGGGCTCTGGGACGGCCGGCCGGCGTTCCTGGCCGAGCGGTACGACCCGGCGCACGTCGAACTGGTCGGCCGCTACGACCGGCAGGAGGGTGACGTGGGGATGCACTTCCTCTGCGCGCCGGCCGAGCAACCGGTCTCCGGCTTCACCCTGGCCGTGATCACCACGGTGATGGCCTGGCTCTTCGCCGACCCGACCGTGCGGCGGGTGGTGGTCGAGCCGGACGTGCGCAACACCGCCGTGCAGGCGCTGAACGCCGCCGTCGGCTTCACCGTCGTCGGCACCGTCGCGCTGCCCGACAAGGAAGCCCTGCTCAGCACCTGCACCCGCGCCGACTTCCAGGCCCGCTACGAAGGAGAGATGCCCGCGTGA
- a CDS encoding Panacea domain-containing protein translates to MAASAHDIAAELRRRLPGLGAKKLHKLLYYCQGHHLATFDRPLFGETIAAWDMGPVVAALWRDEKNQQPPPPRRGLGEAELNTIGYVISRYGKLTGNDLENLSHGERPWQLADSNRSPQASATIRNEWIRDYFATTGAPTSDAEEPVFDSERLHEWLAESVTDERPANPDNLDSLRARFTSSV, encoded by the coding sequence ATGGCCGCCTCCGCCCATGACATCGCCGCCGAACTTCGCCGCCGCCTTCCCGGCCTCGGGGCCAAGAAGCTGCACAAGCTGCTGTATTACTGCCAGGGCCACCATCTCGCCACCTTCGACCGACCGCTGTTCGGTGAGACGATCGCTGCCTGGGACATGGGCCCGGTCGTCGCCGCCCTGTGGCGCGACGAGAAGAACCAGCAACCCCCACCACCTCGTCGAGGGCTGGGCGAGGCCGAGCTCAACACCATCGGGTACGTGATCTCCCGGTACGGCAAGCTGACCGGCAACGATCTGGAGAACCTCAGCCACGGCGAGCGCCCCTGGCAACTCGCCGACAGCAACCGGAGTCCTCAGGCCAGCGCCACCATCCGTAACGAGTGGATCCGGGACTATTTCGCCACCACCGGTGCTCCGACTTCCGACGCGGAGGAACCGGTGTTCGACAGCGAGCGCCTGCACGAGTGGCTCGCTGAATCGGTGACCGATGAGCGGCCCGCCAACCCGGACAACCTCGATTCACTCCGGGCGAGGTTCACCAGCAGTGTCTGA
- a CDS encoding lysine N(6)-hydroxylase/L-ornithine N(5)-oxygenase family protein, whose translation MSRHDFVAIGLGPYNLGLACLTEPLTDLDGVFLEARPDFDWHPGMLLAGTRLQTPFLADLVTLADPTSPYSFLAYLKERGRLYPFYIRESFYPLRNEYNDYCRWAAGKLSTVFFGHRVTDVRYDAAEECYTVTATVVATGETTTFAARHLVLGTGTPPYLPPAVRDLGGDLVHSSAYLPNRAALRARRSVTVVGSGQSAAEIYHDLLTDQDEYGYQLNWVTRSPRFFPLEYTKLTLEMTSPDYVDYFHALPEPTRYRLEAEQKNLFKGINSDLINDIFDLLYARSVTGPVDTRLLTNTELTRAEHHDGQYTLRLRQTEQDREFTLDTEGLVLATGYRHEVPEFLTGIAERLRFDSHGRFDVARNYSVDHTGREVFLQNGGTHTHSITSPDLGMGPYRNSWIIRELLGREHYPIEQSIAFQEFGVPGQAAS comes from the coding sequence ATGTCCCGCCACGACTTCGTCGCCATCGGCCTCGGGCCGTACAACCTGGGGCTGGCCTGCCTCACCGAACCCCTCACCGACCTGGACGGGGTGTTCCTGGAGGCCCGGCCGGACTTCGACTGGCACCCGGGGATGCTGCTGGCCGGCACCCGGCTGCAGACCCCGTTCCTGGCCGACCTGGTCACCCTGGCCGACCCGACCTCGCCGTACTCCTTCCTGGCCTACCTGAAGGAACGCGGCCGGCTCTACCCGTTCTACATCCGGGAGAGCTTCTACCCGCTGCGCAACGAGTACAACGACTACTGCCGCTGGGCCGCCGGGAAGCTCTCCACTGTCTTCTTCGGCCACCGGGTGACCGACGTGCGCTACGACGCCGCCGAGGAGTGCTACACGGTGACCGCCACCGTGGTGGCCACCGGGGAGACCACCACGTTCGCCGCCCGGCACCTGGTGCTCGGCACCGGCACCCCGCCGTACCTGCCGCCGGCCGTCCGGGACCTCGGCGGGGACCTGGTGCACAGCTCGGCGTACCTGCCGAACCGGGCGGCGCTGCGGGCCCGGCGCAGCGTCACCGTGGTCGGCAGCGGCCAGAGCGCGGCGGAGATCTACCACGACCTGCTCACCGACCAGGACGAGTACGGCTACCAGCTGAACTGGGTGACCCGCTCGCCCCGGTTCTTCCCGCTGGAGTACACCAAGCTCACCCTGGAGATGACCTCACCGGACTACGTGGACTACTTCCACGCCCTGCCCGAGCCGACCCGCTACCGGCTGGAGGCCGAGCAGAAGAACCTCTTCAAGGGGATCAACTCCGACCTGATCAACGACATCTTCGACCTGCTCTACGCCCGCAGCGTCACCGGGCCGGTGGACACCCGGCTGCTCACCAACACCGAGCTGACCCGGGCCGAGCACCACGACGGGCAGTACACGCTGCGCCTGCGGCAGACCGAACAGGACCGCGAGTTCACCCTGGACACCGAGGGGCTGGTGCTGGCCACCGGCTACCGGCACGAGGTGCCGGAGTTCCTGACCGGCATCGCCGAGCGGCTCCGCTTCGACTCGCACGGCCGCTTCGACGTGGCCCGCAACTACAGCGTCGACCACACCGGGCGGGAGGTCTTCCTGCAGAACGGCGGCACCCACACGCACAGCATCACCTCACCGGACCTGGGCATGGGGCCGTACCGCAACTCGTGGATCATCCGGGAGCTGCTCGGCCGGGAGCACTACCCGATCGAGCAGAGCATCGCCTTCCAGGAGTTCGGCGTACCCGGTCAGGCGGCGTCGTGA
- a CDS encoding helix-turn-helix domain-containing protein: MSPIADPRFGAEMRRLRSGARLSLRALAPVVYQSKSQLHDLEAGRRQPSADVAQRLDDALGADGRLAVLARPLRLPDDGAYRIAFAAGHPTRTDPATVDALAALLASHRRLDDVLGAAAVMPAVQANLDLVSRMVSEAHDEMRIQLIGQAAQWAQFAGWLGIATGDHVWSRHWLNQALEWAVESGHDALLGTVLSFRADLAGQSGDVGALLGVTRAALGRSGMSPGQIAYDHYQLARAYVLVGDRQAAVSTAVAADDRAIAALEYQGEMPPWDYYRDRAFFDLESGTTRAVLGEHQRAVELLTAGLAGLDADSASADWTGTYVCQLAAAQLAIGERDGAAQSVEWVRAIAARNRSGRLSALVRKTVCGVSLR, encoded by the coding sequence GTGTCGCCCATCGCCGATCCTCGTTTCGGTGCCGAGATGCGTCGGTTGCGTTCCGGTGCACGGCTCTCGCTGCGCGCGTTGGCGCCTGTGGTGTACCAGAGCAAGAGTCAACTTCATGATCTGGAAGCCGGACGGCGGCAGCCGAGTGCGGACGTGGCGCAACGGCTGGATGATGCCCTCGGTGCGGATGGTCGGTTGGCCGTGTTGGCTCGGCCGTTGAGGTTGCCGGACGATGGTGCCTACCGGATCGCCTTCGCTGCCGGCCATCCGACCCGGACCGATCCGGCGACGGTCGACGCGCTGGCGGCGCTGTTGGCCAGTCACCGTCGGCTCGATGACGTTCTCGGTGCGGCGGCGGTCATGCCAGCGGTGCAGGCCAACCTGGATCTGGTCAGCCGGATGGTCAGCGAGGCACACGATGAGATGCGCATCCAGTTGATCGGCCAGGCGGCGCAGTGGGCGCAGTTCGCAGGGTGGTTGGGCATCGCCACTGGTGATCACGTGTGGTCGCGGCACTGGCTGAATCAGGCGTTGGAGTGGGCCGTGGAGAGCGGTCATGACGCGCTGCTGGGCACGGTGCTGTCGTTCCGGGCGGATCTGGCCGGGCAGTCCGGCGACGTGGGTGCGTTGCTTGGGGTCACCCGGGCGGCGTTGGGCAGGTCGGGTATGTCGCCGGGGCAGATCGCGTACGACCACTACCAGTTGGCTCGGGCGTACGTCCTGGTTGGTGACCGGCAGGCGGCGGTCAGTACGGCGGTGGCGGCCGATGATCGGGCGATTGCCGCGCTGGAGTACCAGGGGGAAATGCCGCCGTGGGACTACTACCGGGACCGGGCGTTCTTCGATCTGGAATCCGGGACCACCCGGGCGGTGTTAGGTGAGCATCAGCGGGCGGTGGAGTTGCTGACCGCAGGGCTTGCCGGGCTGGACGCCGATTCGGCGTCGGCTGACTGGACCGGCACGTACGTGTGTCAGCTTGCCGCCGCGCAGTTGGCGATCGGTGAGCGCGACGGCGCGGCGCAGTCGGTGGAGTGGGTCCGGGCCATCGCTGCGCGGAACCGATCCGGCCGGCTGTCCGCTCTTGTCCGCAAGACGGTGTGTGGGGTCAGTCTCCGGTAG